In Physeter macrocephalus isolate SW-GA chromosome 2, ASM283717v5, whole genome shotgun sequence, a single window of DNA contains:
- the LOC114487739 gene encoding protein HIDE1-like isoform X2 gives MPWTVLLFAAGSLAIPAPSIMLVPPHPSSQEDPIHISCMAPRDFPGANFTLYQGEEVVQLLQAPADQLEVIFNLSGGSREVPGGPFRCQYGVLGEHRQPQLSNLSEPMHVSFPGKALPSFLTAPASIFSPLRLCRCCSLHLEVITGRATSCDLPGLFHFSLFNPHSHPMQWVQPFSPFSR, from the exons ATGCCCTGGACCGTCCTGCTCTTTGCAGCCG GCTCCTTGGCTATCCCAGCGCCATCCATCATGCTGGTGCCCCCACATCCCAGCAGCCAGGAGGACCCCATCCACATCTCATGCATGGCCCCCAGGGATTTCCCGGGGGCGAATTTCACACTGTATCAAGGGGAGGAGGTGGTGCAGCTCCTGCAGGCCCCCGCGGACCAGCTCGAGGTCATCTTCAACCTGAGTGGTGGCAGCAGGGAGGTTCCAGGGGGACCATTCCGCTGCCAGTATGGCGTGCTCGGCGAACACAGGCAGCCTCAACTGTCAAACCTCAGTGAGCCCATGCACGTCTCCTTCCCAGGTAAGGCCCTCCCATCATTCCTCACTGCCCCGGCCTCCATTTTCTCACCGCTGAGGCTTTGTAggtgctgttccctccacctggaagtcATCACAGGACGAGCCACCTCTTGCGACTTGCCAGgactttttcacttttccttgtttaatcctcacagtcaCCCCATGCAATGGGTACAGCCattctccccattttccagataa
- the LOC114487739 gene encoding uncharacterized protein isoform X1: MFGDQSKSGGAGSEPWAALVSARFPGKTREERCPGPSCSLQPPPLSCFTGSLAIPAPSIMLVPPHPSSQEDPIHISCMAPRDFPGANFTLYQGEEVVQLLQAPADQLEVIFNLSGGSREVPGGPFRCQYGVLGEHRQPQLSNLSEPMHVSFPGKALPSFLTAPASIFSPLRLCRCCSLHLEVITGRATSCDLPGLFHFSLFNPHSHPMQWVQPFSPFSR, from the exons GAGGAGCTGGCAGTGAGCCGTGGGCCGCGCTGGTCTCAGCCAGATTTCCCGGCAAAACGCGGGAGGAGAGATGCCCTGGACCGTCCTGCTCTTTGCAGCCG CCTCCCCTATCTTGCTTCACAGGCTCCTTGGCTATCCCAGCGCCATCCATCATGCTGGTGCCCCCACATCCCAGCAGCCAGGAGGACCCCATCCACATCTCATGCATGGCCCCCAGGGATTTCCCGGGGGCGAATTTCACACTGTATCAAGGGGAGGAGGTGGTGCAGCTCCTGCAGGCCCCCGCGGACCAGCTCGAGGTCATCTTCAACCTGAGTGGTGGCAGCAGGGAGGTTCCAGGGGGACCATTCCGCTGCCAGTATGGCGTGCTCGGCGAACACAGGCAGCCTCAACTGTCAAACCTCAGTGAGCCCATGCACGTCTCCTTCCCAGGTAAGGCCCTCCCATCATTCCTCACTGCCCCGGCCTCCATTTTCTCACCGCTGAGGCTTTGTAggtgctgttccctccacctggaagtcATCACAGGACGAGCCACCTCTTGCGACTTGCCAGgactttttcacttttccttgtttaatcctcacagtcaCCCCATGCAATGGGTACAGCCattctccccattttccagataa